In one Desulfoferula mesophila genomic region, the following are encoded:
- a CDS encoding molybdopterin molybdotransferase MoeA — MKAFFQVQDVDAVHALAQELPPLPAEEVPLEQALGRVLARPLTAPADLPGFTRATMDGYAVRARDTFGAGETAPGFLDIVGEVRMGRAPDFSLGPGQCARIGTGGMLPAGADAVVMVEHTRLLDETTVEVAASVAPGGNTLGPTDDAAQGQELLPLGQRLRPQDVGLLAALGQEKIMVSRRPKVGIISTGDEVVPVGSSPTPGQVRDVNTHSLAAVVARAGGEPLPLGLVPDNAGALREATARSLDGCDLTLLSGGSSVGVRDFTSEVFLSFPGAELLVHGVAVSPGKPFLWVRTPSGHLLGLPGQVASCLVAFYLLVEPILERLQGRPALPFARFARVPAVLVRNIPSAPGREEYLRVALRQENGHWLASPLFGKSGLLTTLIQGQGLVRVPKDCEGLDASEEVEVLLFPN, encoded by the coding sequence ATGAAAGCCTTTTTTCAAGTGCAGGACGTGGACGCGGTACACGCCTTGGCCCAGGAGCTGCCCCCCCTGCCCGCCGAGGAGGTGCCCCTGGAGCAGGCCTTGGGCCGGGTATTGGCCCGCCCCCTGACCGCGCCCGCTGATCTGCCCGGCTTCACCAGGGCCACCATGGACGGCTACGCGGTGCGAGCCAGGGACACCTTTGGCGCGGGAGAGACCGCGCCGGGCTTTCTGGACATCGTCGGCGAGGTGCGCATGGGGCGGGCCCCGGATTTCAGCCTGGGCCCCGGCCAGTGCGCCCGTATCGGCACCGGAGGCATGCTGCCCGCCGGAGCCGACGCGGTGGTCATGGTGGAGCACACCCGCCTGTTGGACGAAACTACCGTGGAGGTGGCCGCCTCGGTGGCGCCGGGAGGCAACACCCTGGGGCCCACCGACGACGCGGCCCAGGGCCAGGAACTCTTGCCTCTGGGGCAGCGCCTGCGCCCCCAGGACGTGGGCCTGTTGGCCGCCTTGGGGCAGGAAAAAATAATGGTGTCGCGCCGCCCCAAGGTGGGCATCATCTCCACCGGCGACGAGGTGGTGCCGGTGGGCTCCTCCCCAACGCCGGGCCAGGTGCGCGACGTGAACACCCATTCCCTGGCCGCGGTGGTCGCGCGGGCCGGGGGCGAGCCCCTGCCCCTGGGCCTGGTGCCGGACAACGCAGGGGCCCTGCGGGAGGCCACGGCCCGTTCCCTGGATGGCTGCGACCTCACCCTGCTCTCGGGCGGCTCCTCGGTGGGGGTGCGCGACTTCACCAGCGAGGTGTTCCTCTCCTTCCCCGGTGCCGAGCTTTTGGTGCACGGCGTGGCGGTGAGCCCGGGCAAGCCCTTTCTCTGGGTGCGCACCCCCTCGGGCCACCTGTTGGGGCTGCCCGGCCAGGTGGCCTCGTGCCTGGTGGCCTTTTACCTCTTGGTGGAGCCCATCCTGGAGCGCTTGCAAGGCCGCCCCGCCCTGCCCTTTGCCCGCTTCGCCCGGGTGCCCGCGGTGCTTGTGCGCAACATCCCCTCGGCGCCGGGCCGGGAGGAATATCTGCGGGTGGCCCTGCGCCAGGAGAACGGCCACTGGCTGGCCTCGCCCCTGTTCGGC
- a CDS encoding winged helix-turn-helix domain-containing protein has product MAEVQFKLWIEENDRVLFGGGRLELLKAVMNQGSLAGAARELNMSYRAAWGRLRASEKRLGFPLVERSDTGRREVQLTPEGLKMLQQFEVFENQAQAFAEQAQNNWTKLVSELRGEKK; this is encoded by the coding sequence ATGGCAGAAGTTCAGTTCAAGCTGTGGATAGAGGAAAACGACAGGGTGCTCTTTGGGGGCGGTCGCTTGGAGTTGCTCAAGGCGGTGATGAACCAAGGCTCCCTGGCCGGGGCGGCGCGCGAGCTGAACATGAGCTACCGCGCCGCTTGGGGCAGGCTTAGGGCTTCGGAAAAGCGCCTGGGCTTCCCCCTGGTGGAGCGCAGCGATACTGGACGCCGGGAGGTGCAGCTCACCCCCGAGGGGCTCAAGATGTTGCAGCAGTTCGAAGTGTTTGAAAACCAAGCTCAGGCTTTCGCTGAACAGGCCCAGAATAATTGGACCAAATTGGTCAGCGAGTTGCGCGGAGAGAAGAAGTAA
- a CDS encoding ABC transporter permease: MDFFLGGLSRGLGLLVNLDPEVYGIAWLSLRVSFSAVILAALAAVPLGLLIGQKEFLGKRLLVVVFNTLLALPTVVVGLVVYGLLSYHGPLGGLGMLYTPAAMVAAQAVLAFPLITALVIAAVTTLDSRVGPTALTLGATPWQAAWAVLKEARFAVLAALAAGFGRVVTEVGAAIMVGGNIRHYTRTFTTAIALETSKGEFAQGMALGFFLLVVALAVNLASHQLQARWK; this comes from the coding sequence TTGGATTTCTTCCTGGGCGGCTTGTCGCGGGGCCTGGGCCTGCTGGTCAATTTGGACCCCGAGGTATACGGCATCGCCTGGCTTTCCCTCCGGGTGTCGTTCAGCGCGGTTATTCTGGCCGCCCTGGCGGCCGTGCCCCTGGGGCTGCTCATCGGGCAGAAGGAGTTCTTGGGCAAGCGCCTGCTGGTGGTGGTGTTCAACACCCTGTTGGCCCTGCCCACGGTGGTGGTGGGCCTGGTGGTCTACGGCCTGCTCTCCTACCACGGCCCCTTGGGCGGGCTGGGGATGCTCTACACCCCGGCGGCCATGGTGGCGGCCCAGGCGGTGCTGGCCTTTCCCCTGATAACCGCCCTGGTCATCGCGGCGGTTACCACCTTGGACAGCCGAGTGGGGCCAACCGCCCTTACCCTGGGGGCGACACCCTGGCAAGCCGCCTGGGCGGTGCTCAAGGAGGCCCGCTTCGCGGTGCTGGCCGCCTTGGCCGCCGGGTTCGGCCGAGTGGTCACCGAGGTGGGCGCGGCCATCATGGTGGGCGGCAACATCCGCCACTACACCCGCACCTTCACCACGGCCATCGCCCTGGAGACCAGCAAGGGCGAGTTCGCCCAGGGCATGGCCCTGGGTTTCTTTTTGCTGGTGGTGGCCCTGGCCGTGAACCTGGCCAGCCACCAGCTCCAGGCCCGCTGGAAATAG